A section of the Malaclemys terrapin pileata isolate rMalTer1 chromosome 15, rMalTer1.hap1, whole genome shotgun sequence genome encodes:
- the RNF214 gene encoding RING finger protein 214 isoform X1, with translation MASEQTKDEVPVPERSTAGQLAPRDSDPYKELDNLPVSISDLSIQENESDPLSLEAADHSQPITSESTGDAHSGGAERDPAILPTDASLLAAENKGEEPMPRAVGHSGAVSREAQACSSNEELYQSDSEGSDSAVEEEKTLLPGENLQTVSLHFQVDVHAEQQHATNNCSEGELEASHLHQARGDGDLDLDSKPLEVPPNGENGIENSRVAQDSDQEASSQKPSQNIAVQTDFKTADLEVNTDQDIEKNLGKMMSERALLKERYQEVLDKQRQVENQLQVQLKQLQQRREEEMKNHQEILKAIQDVTIKREETKKKMEKEKKEFLQKEQDLKAEIEKLCQKGRRLLKEQEEKENKIVSLIAEQSDEKEVWEMELDKLKNQHNEINRNILEETERAWKAEILSLESRKELLVLKLEEAEKEAELHLTYLKSAPPTLETIRPKQEWEMRLNRIRMTKESVRDQFNGHIQLVRNGAKLSSLPQIPTPALPPPPSETEFMMPAFQPNPSLTPRLPFPIGPVPVPMLMPSADPRALSFPLLNPVISRPNQPSPPLPASQGRNSPVLASLVSTHGPHMTSAASIPPPPGLGGVKGAHEFHRPQPVDKLEKILEKLLARFPQCNKAQLTNILQQIKTARRTMAGLTMEELNQLVAAKLAEHQGAAVGAQPLGRIRAPMFPAPLPQISAPMFLPPAQVSYPGTPSHAPATCKLCLMCQKLVQPSELHPMACSHVLHKEVMLYSLAVFMAFVSVCHKMLGGPSRSAVVGTWKEQWEMRFFGTTLGCLGGYLAVEELCKPRLLR, from the exons ATGGCATCAGAGCAAACCAAGGATGAGGTGCCTGTTCCTGAGAGATCCACTGCAGGCCAGCTGGCCCCACGAGACTCAGACCCATACAAAGAACTCGACAATTTGCCTGTGAG CATAAGTGACCTTTCTATACAAGAAAATGAGAGTGATCCCCTATCATTGGAAGCTGCGGATCATAGCCAACCAATAACAAGTGAGAGTACAGGAGATGCTCATTCAGGAGGAGCAGAAAGAGATCCTGCGATATTGCCGACCGATGCATCACTGCTGGCtgcagaaaacaaaggagaagaACCTATGCCCAGAGCAGTAGGGCACTCTGGTGCTGTTTCCAGAGAGGCGCAGGCGTGTTCCTCAAATGAAGAGCTGTATCAATCTGATTCAGAGGGTTCAGACAGTGCGGTAGAAGAAGAGAAAACCTTGCTGCCTGGGGAAAATCTGCAAACAGTTTCTCTGCACTTCCAGGTTGATGTCCATGCAGAACAGCAACATGCTACCAATAATTGCTCTGAAGGTGAACTGGAAGCGTCACACTTGCATCAGGCTAGAGGGGATGGGGATCTGGATCTGGATAGTAAACCCTTGGAGGTGCCACCAAATGGGGAGAATGGGATTGAAAACAGCAGAGTTGCGCAGGACTCAGATCAGGAAGCTTCATCCCAGAAGCCCTCTCAGAACATTGCAGTGCAG ACTGACTTCAAGACTGCTGATCTGGAGGTGAACACAGATCAAGATATTGAAAAGAACTTG GGTAAAATGATGTCTGAAAGGGCCTTGTTGAAGGAACGTTACCAGGAAGTGCTAGACAAACAGAGGCAGGTGGAGAATCAACTCCAGGTGCAGCTCAAGCAGCTCCAGCAACGAAGGGAAGAAGAGATGAAGAATCACCAG GAGATCCTGAAGGCCATTCAGGATGTGACGATCAAACGAGAAGAGACTAAGAAGAAgatggagaaagagaagaaagaattCTTGCAAAAGGAGCAGGATCTGAAAGCTGAAATTGAGAAGCTCTGCCAGAAAGGCAGAAG GTTACTGAAAgaacaggaggagaaggaaaataaaattgtttctCTAATCGCAGAGCAGTCTGATGAAAA GGAGGTTTGGGAGATGGAACTAGATAAGCTGAAGAACCAGCACAATGAGATCAATAGGAACATCCTGGAGGAAACGGAAAGGGCTTGGAAAGCAGAG ATATTGTCCTTGGAGAGCCGGAAGGAGCTGCTGGTTCTGAAACTAGAAGAAGCCGAAAAAGAGGCGGAGCTACACCTCACCTACCTCAA GTCAGCGCCACCCACGCTGGAGACCATACGACCCAAGCAGGAGTGGGAAATGAGGCTGAACAGGATACGAATGACCAAAGAAAGTGTCCGG GACCAGTTCAATGGTCACATCCAGCTGGTGAGGAATGGAGCAAAGCTGAGCAGCCTGCCCCAGATCccaacccccgccctgcccccgcccccgtccGAG acagaGTTCATGATGCCGGCATTTCAGCCCAATCCATCCCTTACCCCCAGGCTCCCGTTCCCCATTGGGCCGGTCCCAGTTCCCATGCTCATGCCCAGTGCTGATCCTCGGGCGCTCTCCTTCCCGCTCCTGAACCCTGTCATCTCCAGGCCTAatcagccctcaccccctctgcctGCTTCCCAAGGGAGGAACAGCCCTGTATTGGCATCTCTTGTCAGCACCCACGGCCCTCACATGACATCTGCTGCCTCTATCCCGCCTCCGCCAGGGCTCGGAGGAGTCAAGGGTGCTCATGAGTTTCACAGGCCACAGCCGGTCGATAAGCTGGAAAAGATCCTGGAGAAGCTCTTGGCTCGATTTCCCCAGTGTAACAA GGCCCAGCTGACGAACATACTGCAGCAGATCAAGACAGCGAGGAGAACCATGGCAGGGCTGACCATGGAAGAGCTGAATCAGCTGGTAGCAGCGAAGCTGGCCGAGCATCAGGGCGCAGCAGTGGGCGCTCAG CCACTTGGCCGAATCAGGGCCCCCATGtttcctgctcctctgccccagaTCAGCGCCCCTATGTTCCTGCCACCGGCTCAGGTGTCTTACCCAGGGACACCGTCACAT GCCCCCGCTACCTGTAAGCTGTGTCTAATGTGCCAGAAACTCGTGCAGCCCAGCGAGCTCCACCCGATGGCCTGTTCTCACGTGCTCCACAAGGAG GTCATGCTTTATAGCCTAGCTGTCTTCATGGCTTTCGTGTCTGTCTGTCACAAGATGCTAGGCGGGCCGAGCCGCTCTGCAGTTGTTGGAACCTGGAAGGAGCAGTGGGAAATGCGGTTCTTCGGTACCACATTGGGCTGTCTGGGCGGATACCTTGCAGTGGAAGAGCTCTGCAAGCCGAGGCTCTTGAGATGA
- the RNF214 gene encoding RING finger protein 214 isoform X2, which translates to MASEQTKDEVPVPERSTAGQLAPRDSDPYKELDNLPVSISDLSIQENESDPLSLEAADHSQPITSESTGDAHSGGAERDPAILPTDASLLAAENKGEEPMPRAVGHSGAVSREAQACSSNEELYQSDSEGSDSAVEEEKTLLPGENLQTVSLHFQVDVHAEQQHATNNCSEGELEASHLHQARGDGDLDLDSKPLEVPPNGENGIENSRVAQDSDQEASSQKPSQNIAVQTDFKTADLEVNTDQDIEKNLGKMMSERALLKERYQEVLDKQRQVENQLQVQLKQLQQRREEEMKNHQEILKAIQDVTIKREETKKKMEKEKKEFLQKEQDLKAEIEKLCQKGRRLLKEQEEKENKIVSLIAEQSDEKEVWEMELDKLKNQHNEINRNILEETERAWKAEILSLESRKELLVLKLEEAEKEAELHLTYLKSAPPTLETIRPKQEWEMRLNRIRMTKESVRDQFNGHIQLVRNGAKLSSLPQIPTPALPPPPSETEFMMPAFQPNPSLTPRLPFPIGPVPVPMLMPSADPRALSFPLLNPVISRPNQPSPPLPASQGRNSPVLASLVSTHGPHMTSAASIPPPPGLGGVKGAHEFHRPQPVDKLEKILEKLLARFPQCNKAQLTNILQQIKTARRTMAGLTMEELNQLVAAKLAEHQGAAVGAQAPATCKLCLMCQKLVQPSELHPMACSHVLHKEVMLYSLAVFMAFVSVCHKMLGGPSRSAVVGTWKEQWEMRFFGTTLGCLGGYLAVEELCKPRLLR; encoded by the exons ATGGCATCAGAGCAAACCAAGGATGAGGTGCCTGTTCCTGAGAGATCCACTGCAGGCCAGCTGGCCCCACGAGACTCAGACCCATACAAAGAACTCGACAATTTGCCTGTGAG CATAAGTGACCTTTCTATACAAGAAAATGAGAGTGATCCCCTATCATTGGAAGCTGCGGATCATAGCCAACCAATAACAAGTGAGAGTACAGGAGATGCTCATTCAGGAGGAGCAGAAAGAGATCCTGCGATATTGCCGACCGATGCATCACTGCTGGCtgcagaaaacaaaggagaagaACCTATGCCCAGAGCAGTAGGGCACTCTGGTGCTGTTTCCAGAGAGGCGCAGGCGTGTTCCTCAAATGAAGAGCTGTATCAATCTGATTCAGAGGGTTCAGACAGTGCGGTAGAAGAAGAGAAAACCTTGCTGCCTGGGGAAAATCTGCAAACAGTTTCTCTGCACTTCCAGGTTGATGTCCATGCAGAACAGCAACATGCTACCAATAATTGCTCTGAAGGTGAACTGGAAGCGTCACACTTGCATCAGGCTAGAGGGGATGGGGATCTGGATCTGGATAGTAAACCCTTGGAGGTGCCACCAAATGGGGAGAATGGGATTGAAAACAGCAGAGTTGCGCAGGACTCAGATCAGGAAGCTTCATCCCAGAAGCCCTCTCAGAACATTGCAGTGCAG ACTGACTTCAAGACTGCTGATCTGGAGGTGAACACAGATCAAGATATTGAAAAGAACTTG GGTAAAATGATGTCTGAAAGGGCCTTGTTGAAGGAACGTTACCAGGAAGTGCTAGACAAACAGAGGCAGGTGGAGAATCAACTCCAGGTGCAGCTCAAGCAGCTCCAGCAACGAAGGGAAGAAGAGATGAAGAATCACCAG GAGATCCTGAAGGCCATTCAGGATGTGACGATCAAACGAGAAGAGACTAAGAAGAAgatggagaaagagaagaaagaattCTTGCAAAAGGAGCAGGATCTGAAAGCTGAAATTGAGAAGCTCTGCCAGAAAGGCAGAAG GTTACTGAAAgaacaggaggagaaggaaaataaaattgtttctCTAATCGCAGAGCAGTCTGATGAAAA GGAGGTTTGGGAGATGGAACTAGATAAGCTGAAGAACCAGCACAATGAGATCAATAGGAACATCCTGGAGGAAACGGAAAGGGCTTGGAAAGCAGAG ATATTGTCCTTGGAGAGCCGGAAGGAGCTGCTGGTTCTGAAACTAGAAGAAGCCGAAAAAGAGGCGGAGCTACACCTCACCTACCTCAA GTCAGCGCCACCCACGCTGGAGACCATACGACCCAAGCAGGAGTGGGAAATGAGGCTGAACAGGATACGAATGACCAAAGAAAGTGTCCGG GACCAGTTCAATGGTCACATCCAGCTGGTGAGGAATGGAGCAAAGCTGAGCAGCCTGCCCCAGATCccaacccccgccctgcccccgcccccgtccGAG acagaGTTCATGATGCCGGCATTTCAGCCCAATCCATCCCTTACCCCCAGGCTCCCGTTCCCCATTGGGCCGGTCCCAGTTCCCATGCTCATGCCCAGTGCTGATCCTCGGGCGCTCTCCTTCCCGCTCCTGAACCCTGTCATCTCCAGGCCTAatcagccctcaccccctctgcctGCTTCCCAAGGGAGGAACAGCCCTGTATTGGCATCTCTTGTCAGCACCCACGGCCCTCACATGACATCTGCTGCCTCTATCCCGCCTCCGCCAGGGCTCGGAGGAGTCAAGGGTGCTCATGAGTTTCACAGGCCACAGCCGGTCGATAAGCTGGAAAAGATCCTGGAGAAGCTCTTGGCTCGATTTCCCCAGTGTAACAA GGCCCAGCTGACGAACATACTGCAGCAGATCAAGACAGCGAGGAGAACCATGGCAGGGCTGACCATGGAAGAGCTGAATCAGCTGGTAGCAGCGAAGCTGGCCGAGCATCAGGGCGCAGCAGTGGGCGCTCAG GCCCCCGCTACCTGTAAGCTGTGTCTAATGTGCCAGAAACTCGTGCAGCCCAGCGAGCTCCACCCGATGGCCTGTTCTCACGTGCTCCACAAGGAG GTCATGCTTTATAGCCTAGCTGTCTTCATGGCTTTCGTGTCTGTCTGTCACAAGATGCTAGGCGGGCCGAGCCGCTCTGCAGTTGTTGGAACCTGGAAGGAGCAGTGGGAAATGCGGTTCTTCGGTACCACATTGGGCTGTCTGGGCGGATACCTTGCAGTGGAAGAGCTCTGCAAGCCGAGGCTCTTGAGATGA
- the RNF214 gene encoding RING finger protein 214 isoform X4, producing MASEQTKDEVPVPERSTAGQLAPRDSDPYKELDNLPVRLMSMQNSNMLPIIALKTDFKTADLEVNTDQDIEKNLGKMMSERALLKERYQEVLDKQRQVENQLQVQLKQLQQRREEEMKNHQEILKAIQDVTIKREETKKKMEKEKKEFLQKEQDLKAEIEKLCQKGRRLLKEQEEKENKIVSLIAEQSDEKEVWEMELDKLKNQHNEINRNILEETERAWKAEILSLESRKELLVLKLEEAEKEAELHLTYLKSAPPTLETIRPKQEWEMRLNRIRMTKESVRDQFNGHIQLVRNGAKLSSLPQIPTPALPPPPSETEFMMPAFQPNPSLTPRLPFPIGPVPVPMLMPSADPRALSFPLLNPVISRPNQPSPPLPASQGRNSPVLASLVSTHGPHMTSAASIPPPPGLGGVKGAHEFHRPQPVDKLEKILEKLLARFPQCNKAQLTNILQQIKTARRTMAGLTMEELNQLVAAKLAEHQGAAVGAQPLGRIRAPMFPAPLPQISAPMFLPPAQVSYPGTPSHAPATCKLCLMCQKLVQPSELHPMACSHVLHKEVMLYSLAVFMAFVSVCHKMLGGPSRSAVVGTWKEQWEMRFFGTTLGCLGGYLAVEELCKPRLLR from the exons ATGGCATCAGAGCAAACCAAGGATGAGGTGCCTGTTCCTGAGAGATCCACTGCAGGCCAGCTGGCCCCACGAGACTCAGACCCATACAAAGAACTCGACAATTTGCCTGTGAG GTTGATGTCCATGCAGAACAGCAACATGCTACCAATAATTGCTCTGAAG ACTGACTTCAAGACTGCTGATCTGGAGGTGAACACAGATCAAGATATTGAAAAGAACTTG GGTAAAATGATGTCTGAAAGGGCCTTGTTGAAGGAACGTTACCAGGAAGTGCTAGACAAACAGAGGCAGGTGGAGAATCAACTCCAGGTGCAGCTCAAGCAGCTCCAGCAACGAAGGGAAGAAGAGATGAAGAATCACCAG GAGATCCTGAAGGCCATTCAGGATGTGACGATCAAACGAGAAGAGACTAAGAAGAAgatggagaaagagaagaaagaattCTTGCAAAAGGAGCAGGATCTGAAAGCTGAAATTGAGAAGCTCTGCCAGAAAGGCAGAAG GTTACTGAAAgaacaggaggagaaggaaaataaaattgtttctCTAATCGCAGAGCAGTCTGATGAAAA GGAGGTTTGGGAGATGGAACTAGATAAGCTGAAGAACCAGCACAATGAGATCAATAGGAACATCCTGGAGGAAACGGAAAGGGCTTGGAAAGCAGAG ATATTGTCCTTGGAGAGCCGGAAGGAGCTGCTGGTTCTGAAACTAGAAGAAGCCGAAAAAGAGGCGGAGCTACACCTCACCTACCTCAA GTCAGCGCCACCCACGCTGGAGACCATACGACCCAAGCAGGAGTGGGAAATGAGGCTGAACAGGATACGAATGACCAAAGAAAGTGTCCGG GACCAGTTCAATGGTCACATCCAGCTGGTGAGGAATGGAGCAAAGCTGAGCAGCCTGCCCCAGATCccaacccccgccctgcccccgcccccgtccGAG acagaGTTCATGATGCCGGCATTTCAGCCCAATCCATCCCTTACCCCCAGGCTCCCGTTCCCCATTGGGCCGGTCCCAGTTCCCATGCTCATGCCCAGTGCTGATCCTCGGGCGCTCTCCTTCCCGCTCCTGAACCCTGTCATCTCCAGGCCTAatcagccctcaccccctctgcctGCTTCCCAAGGGAGGAACAGCCCTGTATTGGCATCTCTTGTCAGCACCCACGGCCCTCACATGACATCTGCTGCCTCTATCCCGCCTCCGCCAGGGCTCGGAGGAGTCAAGGGTGCTCATGAGTTTCACAGGCCACAGCCGGTCGATAAGCTGGAAAAGATCCTGGAGAAGCTCTTGGCTCGATTTCCCCAGTGTAACAA GGCCCAGCTGACGAACATACTGCAGCAGATCAAGACAGCGAGGAGAACCATGGCAGGGCTGACCATGGAAGAGCTGAATCAGCTGGTAGCAGCGAAGCTGGCCGAGCATCAGGGCGCAGCAGTGGGCGCTCAG CCACTTGGCCGAATCAGGGCCCCCATGtttcctgctcctctgccccagaTCAGCGCCCCTATGTTCCTGCCACCGGCTCAGGTGTCTTACCCAGGGACACCGTCACAT GCCCCCGCTACCTGTAAGCTGTGTCTAATGTGCCAGAAACTCGTGCAGCCCAGCGAGCTCCACCCGATGGCCTGTTCTCACGTGCTCCACAAGGAG GTCATGCTTTATAGCCTAGCTGTCTTCATGGCTTTCGTGTCTGTCTGTCACAAGATGCTAGGCGGGCCGAGCCGCTCTGCAGTTGTTGGAACCTGGAAGGAGCAGTGGGAAATGCGGTTCTTCGGTACCACATTGGGCTGTCTGGGCGGATACCTTGCAGTGGAAGAGCTCTGCAAGCCGAGGCTCTTGAGATGA
- the RNF214 gene encoding RING finger protein 214 isoform X3: MASEQTKDEVPVPERSTAGQLAPRDSDPYKELDNLPVSISDLSIQENESDPLSLEAADHSQPITSESTGDAHSGGAERDPAILPTDASLLAAENKGEEPMPRAVGHSGAVSREAQACSSNEELYQSDSEGSDSAVEEEKTLLPGENLQTVSLHFQVDVHAEQQHATNNCSEGELEASHLHQARGDGDLDLDSKPLEVPPNGENGIENSRVAQDSDQEASSQKPSQNIAVQTDFKTADLEVNTDQDIEKNLGKMMSERALLKERYQEVLDKQRQVENQLQVQLKQLQQRREEEMKNHQEILKAIQDVTIKREETKKKMEKEKKEFLQKEQDLKAEIEKLCQKGRRLLKEQEEKENKIVSLIAEQSDEKEVWEMELDKLKNQHNEINRNILEETERAWKAEILSLESRKELLVLKLEEAEKEAELHLTYLKSAPPTLETIRPKQEWEMRLNRIRMTKESVRDQFNGHIQLVRNGAKLSSLPQIPTPALPPPPSETEFMMPAFQPNPSLTPRLPFPIGPVPVPMLMPSADPRALSFPLLNPVISRPNQPSPPLPASQGRNSPVLASLVSTHGPHMTSAASIPPPPGLGGVKGAHEFHRPQPVDKLEKILEKLLARFPQCNKAQLTNILQQIKTARRTMAGLTMEELNQLVAAKLAEHQGAAVGAQPLGRIRAPMFPAPLPQISAPMFLPPAQVSYPGTPSHAPATCKLCLMCQKLVQPSELHPMACSHVLHKECIKFWAQTNTNDTCPFCPSPK; this comes from the exons ATGGCATCAGAGCAAACCAAGGATGAGGTGCCTGTTCCTGAGAGATCCACTGCAGGCCAGCTGGCCCCACGAGACTCAGACCCATACAAAGAACTCGACAATTTGCCTGTGAG CATAAGTGACCTTTCTATACAAGAAAATGAGAGTGATCCCCTATCATTGGAAGCTGCGGATCATAGCCAACCAATAACAAGTGAGAGTACAGGAGATGCTCATTCAGGAGGAGCAGAAAGAGATCCTGCGATATTGCCGACCGATGCATCACTGCTGGCtgcagaaaacaaaggagaagaACCTATGCCCAGAGCAGTAGGGCACTCTGGTGCTGTTTCCAGAGAGGCGCAGGCGTGTTCCTCAAATGAAGAGCTGTATCAATCTGATTCAGAGGGTTCAGACAGTGCGGTAGAAGAAGAGAAAACCTTGCTGCCTGGGGAAAATCTGCAAACAGTTTCTCTGCACTTCCAGGTTGATGTCCATGCAGAACAGCAACATGCTACCAATAATTGCTCTGAAGGTGAACTGGAAGCGTCACACTTGCATCAGGCTAGAGGGGATGGGGATCTGGATCTGGATAGTAAACCCTTGGAGGTGCCACCAAATGGGGAGAATGGGATTGAAAACAGCAGAGTTGCGCAGGACTCAGATCAGGAAGCTTCATCCCAGAAGCCCTCTCAGAACATTGCAGTGCAG ACTGACTTCAAGACTGCTGATCTGGAGGTGAACACAGATCAAGATATTGAAAAGAACTTG GGTAAAATGATGTCTGAAAGGGCCTTGTTGAAGGAACGTTACCAGGAAGTGCTAGACAAACAGAGGCAGGTGGAGAATCAACTCCAGGTGCAGCTCAAGCAGCTCCAGCAACGAAGGGAAGAAGAGATGAAGAATCACCAG GAGATCCTGAAGGCCATTCAGGATGTGACGATCAAACGAGAAGAGACTAAGAAGAAgatggagaaagagaagaaagaattCTTGCAAAAGGAGCAGGATCTGAAAGCTGAAATTGAGAAGCTCTGCCAGAAAGGCAGAAG GTTACTGAAAgaacaggaggagaaggaaaataaaattgtttctCTAATCGCAGAGCAGTCTGATGAAAA GGAGGTTTGGGAGATGGAACTAGATAAGCTGAAGAACCAGCACAATGAGATCAATAGGAACATCCTGGAGGAAACGGAAAGGGCTTGGAAAGCAGAG ATATTGTCCTTGGAGAGCCGGAAGGAGCTGCTGGTTCTGAAACTAGAAGAAGCCGAAAAAGAGGCGGAGCTACACCTCACCTACCTCAA GTCAGCGCCACCCACGCTGGAGACCATACGACCCAAGCAGGAGTGGGAAATGAGGCTGAACAGGATACGAATGACCAAAGAAAGTGTCCGG GACCAGTTCAATGGTCACATCCAGCTGGTGAGGAATGGAGCAAAGCTGAGCAGCCTGCCCCAGATCccaacccccgccctgcccccgcccccgtccGAG acagaGTTCATGATGCCGGCATTTCAGCCCAATCCATCCCTTACCCCCAGGCTCCCGTTCCCCATTGGGCCGGTCCCAGTTCCCATGCTCATGCCCAGTGCTGATCCTCGGGCGCTCTCCTTCCCGCTCCTGAACCCTGTCATCTCCAGGCCTAatcagccctcaccccctctgcctGCTTCCCAAGGGAGGAACAGCCCTGTATTGGCATCTCTTGTCAGCACCCACGGCCCTCACATGACATCTGCTGCCTCTATCCCGCCTCCGCCAGGGCTCGGAGGAGTCAAGGGTGCTCATGAGTTTCACAGGCCACAGCCGGTCGATAAGCTGGAAAAGATCCTGGAGAAGCTCTTGGCTCGATTTCCCCAGTGTAACAA GGCCCAGCTGACGAACATACTGCAGCAGATCAAGACAGCGAGGAGAACCATGGCAGGGCTGACCATGGAAGAGCTGAATCAGCTGGTAGCAGCGAAGCTGGCCGAGCATCAGGGCGCAGCAGTGGGCGCTCAG CCACTTGGCCGAATCAGGGCCCCCATGtttcctgctcctctgccccagaTCAGCGCCCCTATGTTCCTGCCACCGGCTCAGGTGTCTTACCCAGGGACACCGTCACAT GCCCCCGCTACCTGTAAGCTGTGTCTAATGTGCCAGAAACTCGTGCAGCCCAGCGAGCTCCACCCGATGGCCTGTTCTCACGTGCTCCACAAGGAG TGCATCAAATTCTGGGCCCAAACCAACACAAATGACACTTGCCCCTTTTGTCCAAGTCCTAAATGA